In the Prochlorococcus sp. MIT 1307 genome, one interval contains:
- a CDS encoding glucokinase, protein MNFIAGDIGGTKILLGIFTWENKIIKLYQKKYLSSDWNAFRPILLDFITSLPNGIQPPTYGCFALAGPVSNGSCELTNLGWKLNQDEIQKSINLSSLELINDVGVLIYGIPFLNSRQFVQVQVGKEKSQRKRTIAVLAAGTGLGIAKGIITKKKILAFPSEGGHSEFSPRTKTEWELSEWLKADLKLERLSIERVVSGNGLGHIARWRLKQTDAISHPLKNISEAWRLNKELDLPSLASKAAKNGDKMMKEVLSLWLSAYGSVAGDLALQELCESGLWIGGGATTKQLDGIRSTTFLESLKRKGRFYKYLEEIPVMAIIDPEAGLFSAACRARMLAE, encoded by the coding sequence ATGAACTTTATTGCTGGTGATATTGGTGGCACGAAGATACTATTGGGAATCTTCACATGGGAGAACAAAATAATTAAGCTTTATCAGAAAAAATACTTATCATCAGATTGGAATGCATTTAGACCAATACTTTTAGATTTTATTACGAGCCTCCCAAATGGAATCCAACCGCCTACATATGGCTGTTTTGCTTTGGCAGGTCCAGTCTCTAATGGTTCATGCGAACTAACTAATCTAGGGTGGAAACTAAATCAGGACGAAATACAAAAATCAATAAATCTATCTTCGCTCGAACTAATAAATGATGTTGGTGTTCTTATTTATGGAATCCCTTTCCTAAATAGTCGTCAATTTGTACAAGTACAAGTAGGAAAAGAAAAGAGTCAAAGGAAAAGAACAATTGCTGTTCTAGCTGCTGGAACTGGCTTAGGTATAGCCAAAGGTATTATCACTAAAAAAAAGATTTTAGCCTTTCCAAGTGAAGGCGGACACAGTGAGTTTTCTCCTCGTACAAAAACAGAATGGGAACTTTCTGAATGGCTGAAAGCCGACCTAAAATTAGAACGTTTATCTATTGAGAGAGTTGTTAGTGGAAATGGTTTAGGTCATATTGCACGTTGGCGATTAAAGCAAACAGATGCAATTTCACACCCACTAAAAAACATTTCAGAGGCATGGAGATTAAACAAAGAACTAGATCTCCCTTCTTTAGCAAGTAAAGCTGCAAAAAATGGAGACAAAATGATGAAAGAAGTTCTAAGCCTTTGGTTGAGTGCGTATGGATCCGTCGCAGGGGACCTTGCCTTGCAAGAACTTTGTGAAAGTGGCCTTTGGATTGGTGGAGGAGCTACTACCAAGCAACTTGATGGAATACGGTCTACAACCTTTCTAGAATCATTAAAAAGAAAAGGACGTTTTTACAAATATCTAGAAGAAATTCCAGTAATGGCAATTATTGATCCAGAAGCTGGTCTATTTAGTGCAGCCTGTAGAGCTCGCATGCTTGCTGAGTAG
- the thrB gene encoding homoserine kinase, whose product MAQPRIGQKVIVDVPSTTANLGPGFDCLGAALGLNNRFTIKRIEGDGERFELIMEGNEGSHLRGGPENLVYRAAQRVWKAAGIEPVGLEARVRLAVPPARGLGSSATAIVAGLVGANALMDSPLAKEKLLELAIDIEGHPDNVVPSLLGGLCMTAKAASERWRVIRCEWMHSVKAVVAIPSIRLSTSEARRVMPKTIPIGDAITNLGALTLLLQGLRTGNGELIADGMNDRLHEPYRWRLIKGGLEVRGAAIEAGAWGCVISGAGPSVLALCNEADGPQISQAMMKAWENLGVESRAPILSLQTTGSQWRPGLSE is encoded by the coding sequence ATGGCGCAGCCGCGCATTGGACAAAAAGTGATAGTGGACGTTCCATCCACTACAGCCAACCTAGGTCCAGGCTTTGACTGCCTAGGCGCAGCATTGGGATTAAACAATCGATTCACCATAAAAAGAATTGAAGGTGATGGTGAACGTTTTGAACTCATCATGGAAGGAAATGAGGGTAGCCACCTACGTGGAGGGCCAGAGAATTTGGTTTATCGAGCTGCTCAGAGAGTCTGGAAAGCCGCAGGAATTGAACCAGTAGGACTGGAGGCGAGAGTGAGGCTTGCTGTCCCACCAGCGAGAGGGCTGGGGAGCAGTGCTACCGCAATTGTCGCTGGCCTAGTAGGTGCAAATGCCCTTATGGACTCTCCACTTGCAAAAGAAAAGCTTTTAGAACTTGCAATAGATATTGAAGGTCATCCCGACAATGTTGTTCCATCTCTGTTAGGGGGATTATGCATGACAGCCAAAGCGGCCTCAGAGCGTTGGAGAGTAATTCGCTGTGAATGGATGCACTCAGTTAAAGCGGTTGTAGCTATTCCTTCGATACGTTTAAGTACAAGTGAGGCTAGAAGAGTTATGCCTAAGACAATTCCCATAGGGGATGCAATTACAAACCTTGGCGCTCTTACGTTGCTTTTACAAGGACTTAGAACTGGCAACGGAGAGTTAATAGCCGATGGAATGAACGACCGCCTACATGAACCTTACAGATGGAGATTAATTAAGGGTGGGCTTGAAGTAAGAGGAGCAGCAATAGAAGCTGGAGCTTGGGGTTGCGTAATTAGCGGAGCAGGTCCAAGTGTTCTTGCACTTTGCAATGAAGCTGATGGTCCCCAAATAAGTCAAGCCATGATGAAGGCATGGGAAAATTTAGGGGTAGAAAGTAGAGCTCCCATTCTTAGCCTTCAAACGACTGGAAGCCAATGGCGTCCAGGGCTGTCTGAGTAG
- a CDS encoding NAD(P)H-quinone oxidoreductase subunit 4, with protein sequence MDANMPLTAASQASIPWLSLIVLLPAAGSLVIPLLPGGDKSNSNLPRNIALGFLFADFLLIIGVIGTIFNTQVPGIQLAERVNWIPLIGLEWSLGIDGISAPLLVLSGLITLLSAAASWKLKSKTKLYFALLLIQASAQGLVFLSQDFLLFFLAWELELVPVYLLIAIWGGTNRQYAATKFILYTALASLLILISGLALALSAGQYTLNLTELASRAPKGSFGLFCYLGFLVGFGVKLPIFPLHTWLPDAHGEANAPVSMLLAGVLLKMGGYALLRFNVQMLPEAHTQLAPALVVIGIVNIIYGALNAFAQDNVKRRIACSSVSHMGFVLLGIGAIDALGISGAMLQMISHGLIAAAMFFFTGSFYERTNTLSIPNMGGLAKVLPITFAFFLASSLASLALPGMSGFVSEITVFLGITSQDNFTSIFRAITIFMAAIGLVLTPIYLLSMCRRVFFGPRIPALAKIEEMSPRELTIGLSLLVPTLVIGFWPRIAIDLYESSTNALAQTLLTHNLIAITKFTIFS encoded by the coding sequence ATGGACGCCAATATGCCGCTAACGGCGGCGTCCCAGGCATCAATCCCCTGGCTTTCACTAATAGTTCTGCTTCCAGCAGCAGGTTCCTTGGTAATTCCTTTATTACCAGGCGGTGACAAATCTAATTCAAACCTTCCTAGAAACATAGCTCTAGGTTTCCTGTTTGCAGATTTCTTACTGATCATTGGTGTAATAGGAACCATTTTCAATACTCAAGTACCTGGAATCCAATTAGCCGAAAGAGTTAATTGGATTCCTTTAATAGGACTTGAATGGTCACTAGGAATTGATGGTATTTCGGCCCCTCTTTTGGTTCTAAGTGGCTTAATAACCCTACTTTCAGCTGCTGCAAGCTGGAAACTTAAAAGCAAGACCAAGCTATATTTTGCACTATTACTAATACAAGCTTCTGCTCAAGGACTGGTATTTCTATCCCAAGATTTTCTCCTGTTTTTCCTAGCCTGGGAATTGGAACTAGTCCCCGTATATTTGTTAATTGCAATCTGGGGAGGAACTAATCGTCAATATGCAGCCACAAAGTTCATCCTCTATACAGCTCTTGCCTCTTTACTGATACTCATAAGTGGGCTTGCTCTAGCCCTTTCAGCTGGCCAATACACTCTCAACTTAACTGAACTAGCAAGTAGAGCTCCAAAAGGCAGTTTTGGGCTATTTTGTTACCTCGGTTTTTTAGTTGGTTTTGGTGTAAAGCTTCCTATCTTTCCTCTACATACATGGCTTCCTGACGCTCATGGAGAAGCAAATGCGCCCGTTTCAATGCTTTTAGCAGGTGTGCTGTTGAAGATGGGCGGATATGCACTACTACGATTCAACGTACAAATGCTCCCTGAAGCTCATACCCAACTAGCTCCAGCACTTGTAGTAATAGGAATTGTCAATATTATTTATGGCGCTCTTAACGCTTTTGCTCAGGACAATGTGAAACGAAGGATTGCCTGTAGCTCAGTAAGTCATATGGGTTTTGTTTTGTTAGGAATTGGCGCAATAGATGCTCTTGGAATAAGTGGTGCAATGCTTCAAATGATTAGTCATGGATTAATTGCAGCCGCGATGTTTTTCTTCACAGGATCTTTTTATGAACGAACAAATACACTTTCAATCCCAAACATGGGAGGGCTGGCAAAGGTATTACCAATAACCTTTGCTTTCTTTTTAGCAAGTTCATTAGCATCCTTAGCGCTCCCAGGAATGAGCGGCTTTGTAAGCGAAATTACTGTTTTCTTAGGCATTACAAGTCAAGATAATTTTACTTCTATCTTTAGAGCAATCACTATATTTATGGCAGCAATAGGATTAGTTCTAACTCCAATTTACCTCTTATCAATGTGCAGGCGTGTATTCTTTGGTCCAAGGATACCAGCATTAGCAAAGATAGAAGAGATGAGTCCACGAGAGTTAACTATAGGGCTTAGCCTTTTAGTTCCAACATTAGTAATTGGTTTTTGGCCAAGAATAGCTATAGATTTATATGAATCATCAACTAATGCTTTAGCCCAAACACTTCTAACTCATAATCTTATAGCTATAACAAAATTTACAATTTTTAGCTAA
- a CDS encoding M3 family metallopeptidase, with protein sequence MNKKSKNTKVEPLLQGQGIPNYKEITPLKINENLSLLLKQLNEDFTLLEQEINKSLNSKQSLNWDEVMTPLHKLSERLRWSWGVVCHLNGVRNTPELREAYSKKQTDVIRFSNKIGQSKIIHKALCSLEKNSTKLSLNQTQKRILEAELLSMNQRGVGLDGPNQEDFNVASERLAELSTTFSNNVLDATKKWSLLLTKKSDVEGLPPRALELLAASAKESGDLRQDNKNIPTAKEGPWRLGLDMPRYISFMTHGRKREIRECLYKAHVSRASDGDLNNQVLIEEILKLRTQQAKRLGHKSWAELSLCNKMAENIETVEKLLEELRSAAMPAAQKELADLQSCAERHGAKEASKLAPWDINYWSEQLKQEKFQLNQEELRPWFPLPQVLQGLFDLCERLFGIKIEKADGDIPTWHEDVRFFKVLDSSGSDLAYFYLDPYSRPSNKRGGAWMDECLGRSKFQDGKTVLPIAYLICNQTPPTKDKPSLMSFEEVETLFHEFGHGLQHMLTTVDYPQAAGINNVEWDAVELPSQFMENWCLDRKTLMGMAKHWQTGESLGQEEFKKLQLSRTFNSGLATLRQVHFALTDLRLHSEWGEQNKNTPDHLRRQIAQTTTVIPPIKEDQFLCAFSHIFAGGYSAGYYSYKWSEVLSADAYAAFEEVEVDNEEQIKAIGKRFRDTVLSLGGSKSPQDVFKKFRGRSPNTKALIRHSGLSVTD encoded by the coding sequence ATGAATAAAAAATCTAAAAACACAAAAGTAGAACCTTTACTTCAGGGCCAAGGAATACCTAACTATAAAGAAATAACACCTTTAAAAATAAATGAAAATCTTTCTTTACTACTAAAACAACTCAATGAAGATTTCACTCTATTAGAACAAGAGATTAACAAAAGCCTCAATTCTAAACAATCCCTAAATTGGGATGAAGTGATGACGCCTCTACACAAACTGTCAGAGCGGTTGCGTTGGAGTTGGGGCGTTGTATGCCACCTAAACGGAGTGCGCAATACTCCTGAACTACGTGAAGCCTACTCTAAAAAGCAAACAGATGTAATTCGATTTAGCAATAAAATTGGACAAAGTAAAATCATTCACAAAGCCTTATGTTCACTTGAAAAGAATTCAACAAAACTAAGCCTAAATCAAACTCAAAAAAGAATACTTGAAGCAGAGTTGCTTTCTATGAATCAACGTGGTGTTGGATTAGATGGACCTAACCAAGAAGATTTCAATGTCGCAAGTGAGCGTCTAGCTGAACTATCCACAACTTTCAGCAACAATGTTCTTGATGCTACGAAAAAATGGAGTTTACTTTTAACCAAAAAATCTGATGTTGAAGGTCTACCACCTAGAGCACTTGAACTTCTTGCCGCTTCTGCAAAAGAATCAGGTGATTTAAGACAAGACAACAAAAATATTCCAACAGCAAAAGAGGGACCATGGAGGCTTGGCCTAGACATGCCTAGATATATTTCTTTTATGACACATGGAAGGAAAAGAGAAATCAGAGAATGCCTTTATAAAGCTCATGTCAGCAGGGCCAGCGATGGAGATTTAAATAACCAAGTATTGATAGAAGAGATACTTAAACTTCGAACTCAACAAGCAAAACGATTAGGACACAAAAGCTGGGCAGAACTGAGCTTGTGCAACAAAATGGCTGAAAACATAGAAACTGTAGAAAAGCTACTTGAAGAACTACGTTCTGCGGCAATGCCTGCAGCACAAAAAGAACTCGCTGATCTGCAATCATGCGCCGAAAGACATGGCGCCAAAGAAGCATCTAAACTGGCACCATGGGACATAAATTATTGGTCAGAACAACTTAAACAAGAAAAATTTCAACTTAACCAAGAAGAACTCAGACCTTGGTTTCCACTACCTCAAGTACTTCAAGGCCTTTTCGATCTCTGCGAAAGGCTTTTCGGGATAAAAATCGAAAAAGCTGATGGAGATATACCTACTTGGCATGAAGATGTTCGTTTTTTCAAAGTGCTCGATTCAAGTGGATCAGATCTCGCTTATTTCTACCTAGACCCCTACAGCAGACCAAGTAACAAACGTGGTGGAGCATGGATGGATGAATGTCTTGGAAGAAGCAAGTTTCAAGATGGCAAGACTGTTCTACCAATCGCTTATTTAATTTGTAATCAAACACCACCAACAAAAGACAAGCCTAGCCTTATGAGTTTCGAAGAAGTAGAGACGTTGTTCCATGAATTTGGTCATGGACTACAACACATGCTTACGACTGTCGACTATCCACAAGCAGCAGGTATTAATAATGTTGAATGGGATGCAGTAGAGCTGCCCAGTCAATTTATGGAGAATTGGTGTTTAGACCGCAAAACGCTAATGGGAATGGCAAAGCATTGGCAAACCGGCGAATCATTAGGTCAAGAAGAATTCAAGAAGTTGCAACTGAGTCGTACATTTAATTCTGGGCTCGCGACACTTAGACAAGTTCATTTCGCGTTGACAGATCTACGTCTTCATAGTGAATGGGGGGAACAAAATAAAAACACTCCTGATCATCTAAGAAGACAGATTGCTCAAACAACAACCGTGATACCTCCAATCAAAGAAGATCAGTTTCTATGTGCTTTCAGCCACATCTTTGCAGGTGGTTATTCAGCAGGTTACTACTCCTACAAATGGTCAGAAGTACTAAGTGCAGATGCCTATGCAGCTTTTGAAGAAGTAGAAGTTGATAATGAAGAACAAATCAAAGCTATAGGAAAGCGCTTCCGTGACACTGTTCTAAGCCTTGGAGGTAGTAAGTCGCCCCAAGATGTCTTTAAAAAATTCCGAGGAAGATCTCCAAATACAAAAGCATTAATTCGTCATTCAGGACTATCTGTTACTGACTGA
- a CDS encoding esterase/lipase family protein, whose product MTSLERNLILVHGLWDDPRIFNRLLGYLEKSNLCVYTPHLPHKGGSIPLQKLAFLLEELINKRFGADKVVDLLGFSMGGLVSRVWLQELGGALRTNSFISVGTPHRGTVMAECIPSWWLPGVADMKRGSDLLRDLSRDVHKLQAVKCSSYFCRWDLMTFPGWQATLPIGANFSVPVLTHKDLISHPKSLKIISHAIFSQ is encoded by the coding sequence ATGACTTCTCTTGAAAGGAATCTTATTTTGGTTCATGGGCTATGGGATGACCCCCGAATTTTTAATCGTTTACTTGGCTATTTAGAAAAAAGTAATTTGTGTGTATATACGCCTCACCTGCCTCATAAGGGTGGAAGTATTCCTTTACAAAAGCTGGCTTTTCTCTTAGAGGAATTGATAAATAAGCGTTTTGGTGCTGACAAGGTTGTTGACTTGCTTGGCTTCTCAATGGGAGGCCTTGTCAGTAGAGTATGGCTGCAAGAATTAGGCGGTGCCCTACGAACTAATAGTTTTATTAGTGTAGGTACACCTCACCGTGGAACGGTTATGGCTGAATGTATACCTTCATGGTGGCTTCCAGGTGTTGCTGATATGAAACGTGGTAGTGATTTACTAAGAGACTTGAGTAGAGATGTTCATAAATTGCAAGCGGTAAAATGTAGTAGTTATTTTTGTCGTTGGGACTTGATGACTTTCCCCGGTTGGCAAGCAACTTTACCCATTGGTGCAAACTTTTCTGTTCCGGTACTTACTCATAAAGACTTGATTTCTCATCCCAAGTCTTTGAAAATCATATCTCATGCGATATTCAGTCAGTAA
- a CDS encoding dihydroneopterin aldolase → MSGYQSIGAIHVNNVNLWAHVGVLDQERLHGQSFLLDFSLWLDLKKAALNDDLSATADYSLAIKDLQQIAFQLNCKTIERFSELILDRLECIYGPIPMKVFLRKCSAPISGFGGSVGVERSRYFPPQISNDFS, encoded by the coding sequence ATGAGTGGTTATCAATCTATTGGAGCTATTCATGTAAATAATGTCAACTTATGGGCCCATGTTGGTGTCCTAGATCAGGAACGTCTTCATGGACAATCATTCTTATTGGATTTTAGCCTCTGGCTAGACTTGAAAAAAGCAGCTTTAAATGATGATCTATCCGCTACAGCAGATTATAGTCTTGCTATAAAAGATCTTCAGCAAATTGCTTTTCAGCTTAATTGCAAAACCATTGAACGATTTAGCGAATTAATTTTAGATCGCCTTGAATGCATTTATGGTCCAATCCCTATGAAGGTTTTTCTTCGAAAATGCTCGGCTCCTATTTCAGGTTTTGGTGGAAGTGTGGGTGTAGAGAGAAGTCGCTACTTTCCTCCCCAAATTAGTAATGACTTCTCTTGA
- a CDS encoding glutamate-5-semialdehyde dehydrogenase has product MTCSLRVPEPSTDLYKRAVLVRNSASTLGQTSDVQRKSALIAMADALARRSTEIVKANIEDLNRSSDEGLNQALMARLKLDEIKLKAAIEGVRQVACLPDPLGLRQLYRELDHGLLLERLTVPLGVLGVIFEARPDAVIQIASLAIRSGNGAILKGGSEASRTNDVILTTLQEGLSLSEVEPQALALLTTRKESLALLRLDGLVDLIIPRGSNELVRFIQDNTRIPVLGHADGICHLYVDSDADLLMALRVAIDSKTQYPAACNAIETLLVHQDIAQTFLSKAIPAFQKLGVKLLGDEKSQAIGIDFGASEKDWETEYLDLILSVKIVQSVDEAISHINTYSSRHTESIMTNNKLTAEKFLCAIDSSGVYHNCSTRFADGFRYGFGAEVGISTQTLPPRGPVGLEGLVTYRYFLRGEGHIASDYASGDKCFTHKNLLL; this is encoded by the coding sequence ATGACCTGTTCTCTTAGAGTTCCTGAACCTTCTACTGATTTATACAAAAGAGCTGTTTTAGTACGTAATTCTGCTAGCACTCTTGGACAGACATCAGATGTACAGCGAAAATCTGCTCTAATTGCAATGGCAGATGCTTTGGCTCGGCGGTCAACAGAAATAGTTAAAGCCAATATTGAGGACCTCAATCGTTCTTCTGATGAAGGTCTTAATCAAGCCTTAATGGCAAGACTCAAGCTAGATGAGATCAAGTTGAAAGCCGCTATAGAAGGAGTCCGCCAAGTTGCTTGTTTACCAGACCCTCTTGGATTGCGTCAATTGTACCGAGAGTTAGACCATGGACTTTTGCTTGAGAGGTTAACTGTCCCCTTGGGGGTGTTAGGGGTCATTTTTGAAGCAAGGCCTGATGCTGTTATACAGATTGCGTCGCTAGCTATACGTTCAGGTAATGGTGCAATCCTTAAAGGTGGTAGTGAAGCGAGCCGTACTAATGATGTTATTTTGACGACGTTGCAAGAGGGACTTTCTCTTTCTGAGGTGGAGCCACAGGCGTTAGCTTTGTTGACTACTCGTAAAGAAAGCTTAGCCCTGCTTCGATTAGATGGACTAGTTGATTTGATTATTCCACGTGGTAGCAATGAACTAGTACGTTTTATTCAAGATAATACCCGTATTCCAGTTCTTGGTCATGCAGATGGTATCTGCCATTTATATGTGGATTCAGATGCGGATTTGTTAATGGCACTACGCGTAGCTATTGATAGCAAGACGCAATATCCTGCTGCTTGTAATGCTATAGAGACACTGCTTGTACATCAGGATATTGCTCAGACGTTCTTATCTAAGGCAATCCCGGCATTTCAAAAACTAGGAGTAAAACTATTAGGTGATGAGAAAAGCCAAGCAATTGGAATTGATTTTGGAGCCAGTGAAAAAGATTGGGAAACTGAATATCTTGATTTGATTCTTTCAGTTAAGATAGTTCAGTCCGTTGATGAAGCTATATCACATATAAATACCTATAGCTCTCGTCATACTGAATCTATTATGACTAATAACAAGTTAACGGCGGAAAAGTTCCTATGTGCTATTGATAGTTCAGGTGTTTATCACAACTGTTCTACTCGCTTTGCTGATGGTTTTCGATATGGTTTTGGAGCTGAAGTTGGGATCAGTACTCAGACTCTTCCTCCAAGAGGTCCGGTGGGTTTGGAAGGGTTAGTAACGTATAGATATTTTTTGCGGGGTGAAGGACACATCGCTTCTGATTACGCCTCAGGTGACAAGTGCTTTACACATAAGAACTTACTTTTATGA
- a CDS encoding ROK family protein — MYSSSCHLIGVEIGVETIRLCCFDLSGNPYSISQLELPRPAMPGAVTVALCDKIELIDPDCRADLVGVGLPGVIDITGRTVTSCPMLPGWFDVPLSDWLEPRLSRKVFLNNSIKCSKAGKNCQAKIKYSDHNIFMTRGAALLALRDSKVL; from the coding sequence ATGTATTCTTCAAGTTGCCACTTGATAGGAGTAGAGATCGGAGTTGAAACTATTAGACTTTGTTGCTTTGATCTTTCTGGTAATCCTTATAGCATTTCTCAATTGGAACTTCCACGACCAGCGATGCCAGGAGCTGTAACAGTTGCACTATGCGACAAAATAGAGTTGATTGACCCTGATTGTCGGGCGGATTTGGTTGGAGTAGGCCTTCCTGGTGTGATAGACATAACTGGCAGGACAGTAACCTCATGCCCCATGCTTCCAGGATGGTTCGATGTTCCTCTTAGTGATTGGTTAGAGCCAAGATTGTCTAGGAAGGTTTTTCTTAATAACTCTATTAAATGCTCTAAAGCCGGGAAGAATTGTCAGGCGAAGATTAAGTACAGTGATCATAATATATTCATGACTCGTGGAGCAGCTCTTTTGGCTTTAAGGGACTCAAAAGTTTTATAG